Proteins from a genomic interval of Medicago truncatula cultivar Jemalong A17 chromosome 3, MtrunA17r5.0-ANR, whole genome shotgun sequence:
- the LOC25488893 gene encoding probable strigolactone esterase DAD2 → MVTPKKSLSTSLNARTIGSGPETIVLCHGFGTDQSTWNKIVPLLAENYSLVLFDWPFSGAITDKSLYNHAKYNSYEPYADELITLMDELDLKCITFVGHSMAAMIGCIASIKKPELFKRIVLLCASPRYINTDDYEGGFERSDIENLISTIESQYESWVSAYGPIAVDPNDADSVDKFQKCLKRMGGEVAITLAKTVFFSDYRDMVEKVVIPCTIIQSSNDVAVPISIGHYLDENIKGVSTLEFIDMTGHCPQLTAHLRLVEVLKGIVG, encoded by the exons ATGGTGACACCAAAAAAGAGCCTCTCAACATCTTTAAATGCAAGAACCATAGGCTCAGGACCCGAAACAATAGTTTTATGTCATGGTTTTGGAACAGACCAGTCTACATGGAATAAAATTGTTCCTCTTTTAGCTGAAAATTACAGTCTAGTTCTGTTTGATTGGCCATTTTCTGGAGCTATTACAGATAAAAGCCTTTATAATCATGCAAAATATAATTCCTATGAACCTTATGCTGATGAGTTAATCACTCTTATGGATGAGTTGGACCTCAAATGTATCACTTTTGTTGGACACTCTATGGCTGCTATGATAGGTTGCATTGCCTCCATTAAAAAGCCTGAGCTTTTTAAGAGGATTGTTCTTCTTTGTGCATCCCCAAG GTATATAAATACAGATGACTATGAAGGAGGCTTTGAGAGATCAGATATTGAGAACTTAATATCAACCATAGAGTCTCAATACGAAAGCTGGGTTTCAGCATACGGTCCTATTGCAGTGGATCCAAATGATGCTGACTCTGTTGACAAATTTCAAAAATGCTTGAAAAGAATGGGTGGTGAAGTTGCAATTACCTTAGCCAAAACTGTGTTTTTCAGTGACTATAGAGATATGGTTGAAAAGGTAGTGATCCCTTGCACAATCATTCAGTCAAGTAATGATGTGGCAGTTCCAATAAGCATAGGGCATTACTTGGATGAAAACATTAAAGGAGTGTCTACTTTGGAGTTTATAGACATGACTGGCCATTGCCCTCAGTTAACTGCACACCTGAGGTTGGTTGAGGTGCTGAAGGGTATTGTGGGTTAG
- the LOC25488892 gene encoding transcription factor MYB35 yields MVRSSSCEKNSVIKRSVWIAEEDAKTPSFVSEHGSVNLTSVPKKTGVKRYGKSCRLRWSNSMSDPKHDDKFTSQEEDLIVKLHAAIGSRWSIIAQQLPGRTDNDVKNNWNTKLKKKLSQMGIDPVTHKPFSKLIVDYGNIGGANCHINQDFRNQRLIRNTNDLSKQLPPKMETVMNLCQFQTSNNNNPTSMFVEAFLSSSSSTPLPTLSPCSSTSTQETNFSAPFSWNDFLLQDAFSQDAPTNNLQEQQILGGLLSKKEVVSHQVSSSSDISFVETILDQENEMFLSFPELLEEPSNY; encoded by the exons ATGGTGAGGTCTTCAAGTTGTGAAAAAAATAGTGTCATCAAAAGAAGTGTATGGATTGCAGAAGAAGATGCAAAGACACCTTCATTTGTCTCAGAGCATGGATCTGTTAATTTGACTTCTGTCCCTAAAAAAACAG GTGTTAAAAGGTATGGAAAAAGTTGCAGGCTTAGGTGGAGTAACTCCATGTCTGATCCAAAGCATGATGATAAGTTCACATCCCAAGAAGAAGATCTAATTGTTAAGCTTCATGCAGCCATAGGTAGTAGGTGGTCTATCATAGCTCAACAACTACCTGGGAGAACAGACAATGATGTTAAGAACAATTGGAACACAAAGCTGAAAAAGAAGCTGTCTCAAATGGGGATAGACCCTGTTACTCACAAGCCTTTCTCTAAACTAATTGTTGATTATGGAAATATAGGTGGTGCTAATTGTCATATTAATCAAGACTTTAGGAATCAAAGATTGATCAGAAACACAAATGACCTATCAAAGCAATTGCCACCCAAAATGGAAACAGTTATGAATCTTTGTCAGTTCCAAACCAGTAATAATAATAACCCAACATCAATGTTTGTGGAAGCATTCTTGTCGTCGTCGTCGTCAACACCATTACCTACCTTATCTCCTTGTTCCTCCACTTCAACACAAGAAACAAACTTTTCTGCACCATTTAGTTGGAATGACTTTCTTCTACAAGATGCTTTTTCACAAGATGCACCTACTAATAACCTGCAAGAACAACAAATTTTAGGTGGATTGTTATCAAAGAAAGAGGTCGTGTCACACCAAGTCTCATCATCCTCGGACATTTCATTCGTAGAGACCATACTCGATCAAGAAAATGAGATGTTTCTAAGCTTTCCCGAACTTTTGGAGGAACCATCCAATTACTAA
- the LOC25488894 gene encoding pentatricopeptide repeat-containing protein At3g16610 → MIFHSHHLLNKLKFKFKFKKHFSFSFSSSSSSSSSNLLHLCTHSQTLSQTNQLHAFSILNAFLPHSVSISASLILKYASFRHPETSLILFQNTLPFSKTAFLWNTLIRAYSIAGFFDGFGVYNTMVRSGVKPDDHTYPFVLKACSDYLKFDKGREVHGVVFKVGFDKDVFVGNTLLMFYGNCGFFVDAMNVFDEMFERDKVSWNTVIGLCSDRGFHEESLCFFKEMVVAAPVVRPDLVTVVSVLPVCADSENVVMARIVHGYVFKVGLSGHVKVGNALVDVYGKCGSEEACKKVFDEMDERNEVSWNAVITGFSFRGLSMDALDAFRSMINTGMRPNPVTISSMLPVLGELGLFKLGMEVHGYSLRMGIESDIFIGNSLIDMYAKSGSSRVASTIFNKMGDRNIVSWNSMVANFAQNRHHFAAVELLRQMQAHGENPNNVTFTNVLPACARLGFLNVGKEIHARIIQTGCATDLFLSNALTDMYSKCGHLSLARNVFNVSIKDKVSYNILIIGYSQTTNSSESLNLFSEMRLSGMTPDIVSFIGIISACAHLSSIKQGKEIHGHLVRKLFHTHLFAANSLLDLYTKCGRIDLATKVFDRIQHKDVASWNTMILGYGMRGEFETAINLFEAMKEDGGVEYDSVSYIAVLSACSHGGLIEKGNKYFKQMQDYNIEPTHTHYACMVDLLGRAGQIEEAANLIRGLSFEPDANIWGALLGACRIYGNVELGHWAAEHLFKLKPDHCGYYILLSNMYAEAGRWDEANMVRELMKSRGAKKNPGCSWVQIGDQVHGFLVGEKIESLDTGF, encoded by the coding sequence ATGATATTCCATTCCCATCATCTTCTCAACaaactcaaattcaaattcaaattcaaaaaacacttttctttttcattctcttcttcttcttcttcttcatcttcaaaccTTCTTCATCTCTGCACTCATTCCCAAACCCTTTCACAAACAAACCAACTTCACGCTTTCTCCATTCTCAATGCTTTCCTCCCTCACAGTGTCTCCATCTCCGCCTCTCTCATTCTTAAATACGCCTCCTTTCGACACCCCGAAACTTCACTCATCCTCTTCCAAAACACTCTTCCATTTTCCAAAACTGCTTTCTTGTGGAACACGCTTATTCGTGCTTATTCCATTGCTGGTTTTTTTGATGGGTTTGGTGTTTATAACACCATGGTTCGTTCTGGTGTTAAACCTGATGATCATACTTACCCTTTTGTTTTAAAGGCTTGTTCTGATTATTTAAAGTTTGATAAGGGTAGGGAGGTTCATGGTGTTGTGTTTAAGGTTGGTTTTGATAAGGatgtttttgttggaaataCGCTTTTGATGTTTTATGGTAATTGTGGTTTTTTTGTTGATGCGATGAacgtgtttgatgaaatgtttgagaGGGATAAGGTGTCGTGGAATACTGTTATTGGTTTGTGTTCTGATCGGGGTTTTCACGAGGAGTcgctttgtttttttaaggaaatggtTGTGGCTGCGCCGGTAGTTAGACCGGATTTGGTTACTGTTGTTAGTGTGTTGCCGGTTTGTGCGGATAGTGAGAATGTCGTCATGGCGAGAATTGTGCATGGTTATGTTTTTAAGGTTGGTTTGTCGGGTCATGTAAAGGTTGGAAATGCGTTGGTTGATGTTTATGGGAAATGTGGGAGTGAGGAGGCTTGCAAGAAAGTTTTTGATGAAATGGATGAGAGAAATGAGGTTTCTTGGAATGCTGTTATTACTGGTTTTTCTTTTAGAGGGCTTTCTATGGATGCTTTGGATGCGTTTAGGTCGATGATTAATACAGGAATGAGACCAAACCCAGTCACAATTTCGAGTATGCTACCTGTATTAGGAGAGTTAGGACTTTTTAAGTTAGGAATGGAAGTACATGGATATAGTTTAAGGATGGGTATCGAGTCTGATATTTTTATTGGTAACTCATTGATAGATATGTATGCGAAATCGGGATCGTCGCGTGTAGCGTCTACTATATTTAACAAAATGGGAGATAGAAACATTGTGTCATGGAATTCTATGGTTGCAAATTTTGCTCAGAACAGACACCATTTTGCAGCGGTAGAATTATTGAGACAAATGCAAGCTCATGGAGAAAACCCCAACAATGTGACTTTCACAAATGTTCTTCCAGCATGTGCAAGATTAGGTTTCCTGAATGTTGGAAAAGAAATTCACGCCAGGATAATTCAAACTGGATGCGCCACTGATTTGTTTCTGTCCAATGCTCTGACAGACATGTATTCAAAATGTGGACATTTAAGCCTTGCGCGAAATGTTTTCAATGTCTCTATCAAGGATAAAGTTTCCTACAATATACTAATTATAGGCTATTCTCAAACAACTAACAGCTCAGAGTCTCTAAATTTGTTTTCAGAAATGAGACTTTCCGGTATGACGCCTGACATTGTTTCGTTCATCGGTATCATATCCGCTTGTGCACATCTGTCTTCCATAAAACAAGGTAAGGAGATTCATGGACATCTGGTAAGAAAGCTTTTCCATACTCATCTTTTTGCAGCAAATTCCCTTCTGGATTTGTATACCAAGTGTGGTCGAATAGATCTTGCAACTAAAGTCTTCGACCGTATTCAACACAAAGATGTAGCCTCATGGAATACCATGATTTTAGGGTATGGTATGCGTGGTGAATTCGAAACTGCAATCAACCTCTTTGAAGCAATGAAGGAAGATGGTGGTGTGGAATACGATTCAGTTTCATATATTGCAGTTTTATCGGCATGTAGTCATGGAGGACTAATCGAGAAAGGGAATAAATATTTTAAGCAAATGCAAGATTATAATATTGAGCCAACACATACGCACTATGCTTGTATGGTTGATCTTCTTGGAAGAGCAGGCCAAATTGAAGAAGCTGCAAACCTTATTAGAGGCTTATCTTTTGAACCTGATGCTAATATATGGGGTGCACTACTTGGAGCTTGCAGGATATATGGGAATGTGGAATTGGGTCATTGGGCGGCCGAGCATTTGTTTAAATTGAAACCTGACCATTGTGGATACTATATACTGCTTTCAAATATGTATGCTGAGGCTGGAAGATGGGATGAGGCAAATATGGTAAGGGAATTGATGAAATCAAGGGGAGCTAAGAAAAATCCTGGTTGTAGTTGGGTTCAAATTGGAGACCAAGTGCATGGTTTTCTAGTTGGTGAGAAAATAGAAAGCTTAGATACTGGATTTTGA
- the LOC25488891 gene encoding pentatricopeptide repeat-containing protein At1g74750, translated as MQNMLRSKPISTFSSSARSFFLGGTRCNAPDANSCTCNEDETCASIRQQRKRDQDLLAQKPTSIVAKTLAQKPNSIVASTLAQKPTSIVANATSRVEGASVSETPASGTSSHKVESVDKSGSVQQVRSTSLPSSKSNSVAYACVADDSQNHVTESSPLDGEQIYRAGIAAVNFISDLVNSKLPLSDGMGILSYSKNCMVEPIANIRSSNVKKIRKEDFISVHPRPPVSTERGPSNNTSSYHGSKGRGDKSKIGKGFQHAASSGTGKSEVAPSIPFNNYDSRPLPQRTRTHANRFVTKFDSNMQTSNSQMLGSFKESFNRYPRDLKTSTGTTSSKAHYAKTNRRGVEVVKDILQQLKWGPATEEALYNLNFFIDAYQGNQVLKQLEDHSVALSFFYWLKRQPSFRHDGHTYTTMVGILGRAREFGAINNLLEQMVKDGCQPNVVTYNRLIHSYGRANYLKEALNVFNQMQEKRCEPDRVTYCTLIDIHAKAGYLDVAMSMYERMQQVGLSPDTFTYSVMINCLGKSGNLAAADRLFGEMVDQGCVPNIVTYNIMIALQAKARNYEAALKLYRDMQNAGFRPDKVTYSIVMEVLGHCGYLEEAEAVFVEMKQRNWVPDEPVYGLLVDLWGKAGNVEKAWEWYGAMLSAGLLPNVPTCNSLLSAFLRVHRLPDAYNLLQSMVALGLSPSLQTYTLLLSCCTDAQSQYDMGFCCELMKVSGHPAHVFLQSMPAAGPDGQNVRDHASKFLDLMHSEDREGKRGLVDAVVDFLHKSGLKEEAGSVWEVAAQRNVYPDAVKEKSRCYWLINLHVMSDGTAVTALSRTLAWFRKEMLVSGVSPNRIDIVTGWGRRSRVTGSSLVRQSVHELLRLFSFPFFTENGNSGCFVGCGEPLSEWLHHSYVERMHLL; from the exons ATGCAG AATATGTTACGGTCAAAGCCGATCAGTACCTTTTCTAGTAGTGCTAGGAGCTTTTTTCTTGGTGGTACACGATGTAATGCACCAGATGCTAATTCCTGCACGTGCAACGAGGACGAAACATGTGCGTCAATAAGACAACAGAGGAAAAGGGATCAAGATTTACTTGCACAGAAGCCAACCTCTATAGTAGCCAAAACACTTGCACAGAAGCCAAACTCTATAGTAGCCAGCACACTTGCCCAGAAGCCAACCTCTATAGTAGCCAACGCTACATCTCGAGTAGAAGGAGCCTCAGTTTCAGAAACCCCGGCAAGTGGAACAAGTTCTCACAAGGTCGAGAGTGTTGATAAATCTGGCAGTGTACAACAAGTCAGGTCTACTTCACTTCCTTCAAGTAAATCAAACTCCGTAGCATATGCTTGTGTGGCTGATGATAGTCAGAATCATGTTACAGAGTCTTCACCTCTTGATGGTGAGCAGATTTATAGGGCCGGTATTGCAGCCGTCAATTTCATTTCTGATTTAGTTAATAGTAAGCTTCCTTTATCAGACGGGATGGGAATCCTAAGCTACTCTAAAAATTGTATGGTTGAACCTATAGCCAACATAAGATCTtccaatgtaaaaaaaattagaaaggaAGACTTTATTAGTGTTCATCCCAGACCACCTGTTTCTACTGAGCGAGGTCCATCAAACAATACTAGTAGTTATCATGGTTCAAAGGGGAGAGGTGATAAATCAAAGATAGGTAAAGGCTTTCAGCATGCTGCTTCTTCAGGGACCGGGAAGTCAGAGGTGGCTCCCAGTATTCCTTTCAATAATTATGACAGCAGACCCTTGCCACAGAGGACAAGAACTCATGCAAATCGATTTGTCACTAAATTTGATAGCAACATGCAAACTTCAAACTCGCAGATGTTGGGGTCGTTCAAGGAAAGCTTCAATAGATACCCCAGGGATCTGAAAACATCAACTGGAACTACTTCATCAAAAGCACATTATGCGAAGACAAATCGCCGCGGTGTGGAAGTTGTTAAAGATATACTGCAACAGTTAAAGTGGGGTCCTGCTACAGAAGAGGCTCTTtataatctgaatttttttatagatgcATATCAAGGCAACCAAGTCCTAAAGCAACTTGAAGACCACTCTGTTGCTCTAAGCTTCTTTTACTGGTTAAAGCGACAACCGAGCTTCCGGCATGATGGGCATACTTACACCACCATGGTTGGTATCTTGGGGCGTGCAAGGGAGTTTGGTGCCATAAACAATTTGTTGGAACAGATGGTCAAGGATGGATGTCAGCCTAATGTTGTAACATATAATCGCCTGATTCACAGCTATGGCCGCGCAAACTACCTAAAGGAAGCACTAAATGTCTTCAATCAAATGCAGGAGAAGCGATGTGAGCCTGATCGTGTCACTTACTGCACGCTCATCGATATCCATGCAAAGGCTGGATATCTTGATGTGGCCATGTCCATGTATGAAAGAATGCAACAAGTTGGCCTGTCTCCTGACACGTTTACTTACAGTGTGATGATCAACTGTTTGGGAAAATCTGGTAATTTAGCTGCTGCTGACAGACTATTTGGTGAAATGGTTGATCAAGGTTGTGTTCCTAATATTGTCACCTACAATATCATGATTGCTTTGCAAGCTAAAGCAAGGAATTATGAGGCAGCATTGAAACTATATCGTGACATGCAGAATGCTGGATTTAGACCTGACAAAGTTACATATAGCATTGTAATGGAGGTGCTTGGTCACTGTGGGTATCTTGAGGAAGCAGAAGCAGTCTTTGTTGAGATGAAGCAGAGGAATTGGGTTCCAGACGAACCTGTTTATGGTCTTCTGGTAGACCTATGGGGAAAGGCTGGTAATGTTGAGAAGGCTTGGGAATGGTACGGGGCAATGCTCAGTGCAGGTTTGCTTCCAAATGTACCAACTTGCAATTCTCTCCTCAGTGCATTTCTTAGGGTGCATCGATTGCCAGATGCGTATAATCTTCTCCAAAGCATGGTAGCACTTGGCCTAAGTCCTTCTTTGCAGACTTACACTTTGCTTCTCAGCTGCTGTACAGACGCACAATCACAGTATGATATGGGATTTTGTTGTGAGCTGATGAAAGTCAGTGGCCATCCTGCTCATGTATTTTTACAGTCAATGCCGGCAGCAGGGCCCGACGGTCAGAATGTGAGGGATCACGCAAGCAAATTTTTGGACCTGATGCATTCAGAGGATAGAGAGGGCAAACGAGGACTTGTAGATGCAGTGGTGGATTTTCTTCACAAGTCCGGGCTCAAAGAGGAAGCTGGTTCGGTTTGGGAGGTGGCTGCACAAAGAAATGTATATCCAGATGCTGTGAAGGAGAAAAGCCGCTGTTACTGGCTAATAAATCTTCATGTCATGTCTGATGGAACAGCCGTAACTGCATTGTCTAGGACACTTGCTTGGTTTCGCAAAGAGATGCTGGTATCTGGTGTTAGCCCTAACCGGATAGATATTGTGACTGGATGGGGCAGAAGGAGCAGGGTCACAGGTTCTTCTCTTGTGAGACAGTCGGTACATGAACTGTTGCGTCTATTTAGTTTTCCTTTTTTCACAGAAAATGGGAATTCAGGTTGTTTTGTGGGTTGTGGGGAGCCTCTTAGTGAATGGTTGCACCACTCTTACGTGGAGCGAATGCATTTACTCTAG